GATCGTCTTTCCAATTTTAAGTGTATTCATGcttctcttctcatactttagcTAAGCAGATATTCAAACTGGTGAAAAATTGCACCAAGATTGCAGTTGAGAATAGTGTTTATGCTATTTCTTCTAAGAAAATCTTGAAGGTCGACAACCTATCCGAGATTGGGTAGGATTCCCCTTAAAGCAATGATTGGTTTACCAAACCATTAGCACATGACATCCAGGAATTATGCATGAAAAGAAGCAAGTGATCACCACGTGAAATTTTTGATCTCTTGTACACTGTAGATAATCATGTTAACAAATTTCACCTCATGGGTTCTTGATGGTAGTTGTTAAACGATGGGTGTGAAAAGCATCATAGCTTAGTTGTCAGCAACAAAGTACCAGGTTCCGCGAATGTAACTgctgatttgttatctcaagcaAACTGCTGGCTGTAATAATTTTCCGTGAATATTCAAGTATATGATCCAAaaatttagaaaaataaaagtaCGTATCTTCTGGTGCTCTCTCTTCCGTATGAAGATTATATGACAATCTTTTCCAAATGAATTGTTGATTCTAACGCATGAGCTAAATACTTTCAGGATGTTAGATTGGGAAATTATACAGCAAGTAATTTTTTTTAAGAGAAGTTAAATGGTTGAAAATCATTGATTGGAGATGAAACCGTACGTTCTAGCTTTTCTCTTACAAAATTGTAGTTGTCTCTCTAGTGTAACGTTTTTAGtagtatttttctttattttcctgaTGTTACAAAATTAAATCTTGATTAGTATGATTTGGCAGTTCCAATCCTGATTTAAAATTCCTTAACAGACCTGAATTAttttgggtcatttgcacgattgcccttcaaaggcactggtctttaatatttgttcctcaaattggtggtctttaatttttgtcctttgctaAAAATTCTTTGGTTTCTGGTTTGAActcccactcagtcaaaaattaaaaaaaataaaatcgcAAGATAGAGTTTGGATTTACAagtgcaaaattctgccttaaggcaatttttttttaacttagttGGAATTTTATAAACCTTAGCcttaattttgggcaaaagttaagCCGTAAGGTAGAGATTTGCATTAAAGCCAAAATTTGAGTAAAAGTTTACCTTACTTCTgcctgaataggcctaattttgctataaacttctgccttgcgattttatttttttaatatttaactgagcgggggttcgaacctgaaacccatgggtttttaggcgaagggaaaataattaaagattttaaattttaggagcaaaaattaaagaccagtgcctttgaaggacattccccacaaaaaaaatgaattatttTCAGTGCTCAGGACTCAGGGGGCCAATTTGCAATATTCAAAACAGTAGGGGTCAAACTGAAATTATGCCAAAAGCAACACTAGCTTCTCCCCACATTCCAAATCCTCCTCCAAGTTGGCCAGGTAACCCAGCTAAGGATAACCTCTCAACAAGAAAACAATGATAACCAAAAAATGGAATACACAACATGGGATCAAAGAATCCAAGCATTAACACACATCATAACCAATCCCACAACTAAACCAACATTTGATTCCCAAATCTTCATTTCTAGCCAAGTCCCATGTTATCTCAACTGGGACTATCCACCAATTCTATGCACCAAATCTTCCACCAACACTTTCCCTTCAGTGTATCTGAAATGGTCTTTCTCAGTTTTCCTGAAAAGGGTTTCAAGACTTGGGGCACCTGAAACTTCATGGAGGTCCAAATGCCCATATCAACAACCCCCACCACTGGTACTGGCTAAAGGGATAGAGGAAGCTCAGTGGGGAGATGAAGAGAGGAGACAATATGTGAGGAAAAGGTTTAAAAGGAGACCCTTTGGGAGTGATGTTCACCCTTTGATTCCATTTATTGTGCCTAATCTCTTGTTGTTCTCTCTTCTGTTATGGAACCCTTTTCCAATTGATGGGTCAGATTCTTGAATTTGGAGCTTGTTTGTGATAAGGTTGTTCCTAGTTTTGTTTTCTTCAATCCTAAATTGGGAATATATGTTTCCCTTGATATTTTCTAACAAAGATTTGGTCAAGAAATTATCTCAAATTAGTAAATAGGAAGTATATATCTGCATAAAAGAACTGCTTATATATTGGataaatgctttttttttttttcttgcttcagACACAATGTTCAAAGCAACAGTTGTATGCTTTAGGTAGAATGAAGTTTGGGATTGAACTCAATGATCATCTTAACAAATTGCTAAATAAATCGAACCGCGAGAAATGATTTATTTCTAGTGCTGTTAATAGTAAAAGTTATGGATGGAACTAATTCAGTGACTGGTGAATTGGTTAAACTAGCAAtttcaactttcatgtttgaaaTAGGTGCTTTggtggaggaaaaaaaaaaaaaaaacacttaagcTCAATTTTGATTGAAGTGGCTTAAGAAGATTGTTACATTTTGGTAGTACTATACTATATTTTCTCAAGGGAGCATCATGTCTCTATTAAGGCCATACTGAGAGGATATGATTGATAAGTACAAGAAGTTTGAGCATTCAATTTAGAACCCCAAGACTTCTATAAATTCTTTTGGATGCCCTTGTAATCTGGCGTGGGACCTTATGTAACTTAACTGAGCCCTAATGAACGAACATACATGTTTCATAACAGTTTTATCAAAGATTTGCTTTAGTTGAGCATCTAACCCAAAAAACTTGAAGCAATAGTAAATTGGTTTAAGTCCTTTGTAAATGTCTTTGGATGCCCTTATACCCATAATTAGAAGTATGCATCCTATTAATCAAGGATAATGTAACACGGTTTTCTTCCTTGTAATAGAAAATGCTGTAGTAGACAGCTACAAGTGCAACAGGTAAACATTAATTAGTTGAAGGCAACCAACAATTCAACAAACATCCAACTTATTTTGTATGGATACCATACTTTCCATTCCAGTTAAGGAAATGTAAACCTCCAATAGTGACCCTGCATGTGAGTTTCTGTTGAATTAAGACGAAACGCACATGCTCTTAAATAGTGAAATAgactttctttgtttcttttatAGTTTCTCACCGGGGTTGGTTATTGTATTGGGACTTCAACTAATTCGGATTCACGTCGAATAGACACATTTCCTACCAATTTTTTTCCCATATACATCAAGCTCGAACAcgaaatttttaa
Above is a genomic segment from Lycium barbarum isolate Lr01 chromosome 12, ASM1917538v2, whole genome shotgun sequence containing:
- the LOC132623759 gene encoding uncharacterized protein LOC132623759; the encoded protein is MEYTTWDQRIQALTHIITNPTTKPTFDSQIFISSQVPCYLNWDYPPILCTKSSTNTFPSVYLKWSFSVFLKRVSRLGAPETSWRSKCPYQQPPPLVLAKGIEEAQWGDEERRQYVRKRFKRRPFGSDVHPLIPFIVPNLLLFSLLLWNPFPIDGSDS